A portion of the Magnolia sinica isolate HGM2019 chromosome 17, MsV1, whole genome shotgun sequence genome contains these proteins:
- the LOC131231840 gene encoding ACT domain-containing protein ACR10: MGIPSDDVVLISQPEKFGDPSVITINCPDKTGLGCDLCRIILFFGLSIVKGDVSTDGKWCYIVFWVVGREESWTPRWSLLKKRLLGACPSCSSASGIFYYGREVQPKPPDVFLLKFACIDRMGLLHDVTRVLCELELTIRRVKVSTTPDGRVIDLFFITDTRELLHTKKRQDETCEQLRVALEDSMIYCEIELARSELAMCLQGSSFLPPAVTEEMFSLELPEEPPVGSPTMSSSLSVTMDNSLSPAHTLIQILCQDHKGLLYDIMRTLKDYNIQISYGRFSANQSGNCEVDLFVMQADGKKIVDTNKRKALCDRLRMELFRPLRVTVIRRGPDPELLVANPVELSGKGRPLVFYDITLALKMLNTCIFSAEIGRHVIGGREWEVYRILLNDGNEYLADKNKIEEGVTKMLMGWE, translated from the exons ATGGGTATTCCCTCTGACGATGTCGTGCTCATCAGTCAGCCGGAGAAGTTCGGCGATCCCAGCGTCATCACCATCAATTGCCCGGATAAGACTGGCCTCGGATGCGATCTCTGCCGCATAATCTTGTTCTTTGGGTTAAGCATTGTAAAAGGAG ATGTTTCAACGGACGGGAAATGGTGCTATATAGTATTCTGGGTAGTAGGAAGGGAAGAGAGTTGGACACCAAGATGGAGCTTATTGAAGAAGAGGCTTTTGGGGGCGTGCCCTTCGTGTTCTTCGGCTTCTGGGATTTTTTACTATGGGCGAGAGGTCCAGCCGAAGCCACCTGATGTTTTCCTTTTGAAGTTCGCTTGTATTGATCGGATGGGTCTCTTGCATG ATGTGACAAGGGTTCTTTGTGAGTTGGAGCTTACAATAAGAAGAGTGAAGGTGTCGACCACACCAGATGGAAGAGTGATTGACCTCTTCTTCATCACTGACACCAG GGAGCTTCTCCACACAAAGAAGAGACAAGATGAAACATGTGAGCAATTGAGAGTTGCTTTAGAGGACTCCATGATATATTGTGAGATTGAATTGGCCAGGTCGGAGCTTGCCATGTGTTTGCAAGGGTCCTCTTTTCTTCCTCCTGCGGTCACGGAAGAAATGTTCAGCTTAGAGCTGCCTGAAGAACCACCTGTGGGATCTCCCACAATGTCCAGCAGTCTCTCTGTCACAATGGACAACTCTCTCAGCCCGGCTCACACTCTCATCCAAATCCTTTGCCAAGACCACAAGGGCCTTCTTTATGACATCATGAGAACTCTGAAGGATTACAACATCCAG ATATCTTATGGACGTTTCTCTGCGAACCAAAGTGGAAACTGTGAAGTGGACTTGTTTGTAATGCAAGCAGATGGGAAGAAGATTGTAGACACAAACAAGCGGAAGGCATTATGCGATCGCTTGCGGATGGAGCTGTTCCGCCCGCTCCGTGTAACGGTTATTAGGCGTGGGCCTGACCCCGAGCTTCTGGTTGCAAACCCTGTTGAATTGTCTGGAAAGGGGCGGCCCCTCGTCTTCTACGACATCACCCTTGCTCTTAAAATGCTCAACACATGCATCTTCTCG GCTGAGATTGGAAGGCATGTGATTGGTGGCCGGGAGTGGGAAGTCTACAGAATCCTCCTCAATGACGGAAATGAATATTTGGCTGATAAGAACAAGATCGAAGAGGGAGTGACAAAGATGTTGATGGGTTGGGAATGA